In Eriocheir sinensis breed Jianghai 21 unplaced genomic scaffold, ASM2467909v1 Scaffold106, whole genome shotgun sequence, a single window of DNA contains:
- the LOC126989123 gene encoding ryncolin-2-like, producing MTLLLLLSVAVMAVVVAAVEPASTPAPAAEGDTSNVLLGRSVVSSLLVATGFSEACVAEALDSCAPASVQRPTPPNPLVQEARELLQEVRQVVRHYDNRPRHCKDLLDGGDSGKGLRHVYPFPGQPQRRAAVYCDQTTDGGGWTVFQRRTNLTVREDFNRTWREYDLGFGHLEGEFWLGLDLLHGLTSTALQELRIDMADWDDVKRYAKYGFFYVGPPSTKYRLTVDRYSGDAGDSLAYSSGSSFSTHDADNDSSSAVNCAARHGGPWWYTRCSYARLNGLPHEGQHEGYTNIQWHAWRGNSYSLRQTAMMTRPAF from the exons ATGACACTTCTGCTGTTGCTGAGCGTCGCGGTCATGGCCGTGGTCGTGGCCGCGGTAGAGCCAGCCAGCACTCCCGCCCCTGCTGCAGAAGGCGACACGAGCAACGTTCTCCTCGGTAGGTCCGTAGTGTCCAGTCTTCTCGTCGCCACGGGCTTCAGCGAGGCGTGTGTGGCCGAAGCCCTGGACAGCTGCGCACCCGCCTCCGTGCAGCGCCCAACGCCGCCGAACCCGCTGGTGCAG GAGGCGAGAGAGCTGCTGCAGGAGGTGCGTCAAGTCGTGCGTCACTACGACAACCGACCGCGTCACTGCAAGGACCTGCTGGACGGCGGGGATAGCGGCAAGGGCCTTCGCCACGTGTACCCCTTCCCTGGGCAGCCCCAGCGCCGCGCGGCAGTGTACTGCGACCAAACGACTGACGGAGGGGGCTGGACGGTGTTCCAGAGACGCACAAATCTCACCGTCCGGGAAGATTTTAACCGGACCTGGCGAGAATATGACTTGGGTTTCGGCCATCTCGAGGGCGAGTTCTGGCTGGGCCTGGACCTGCTGCACGGACTGACATCGACGGCCCTTCAGGAACTGCGCATCGACATGGCGGATTGGGACGACGTAAAACGGTACGCAAAGTACGGCTTCTTCTACGTCGGCCCTCCAAGCACCAAGTACCGCCTCACTGTTGACAG GTACAGCGGTGACGCAGGGGACTCTTTAGCCTATAGTTCTGGCAGCAGCTTTTCCACTCATGATGCTGATAACGACTCATCGTCCGCAGTGAACTGTGCCGCGCG CCATGGTGGTCCGTGGTGGTACACACGTTGTAGCTACGCCAGGCTGAACGGCTTGCCGCACGAGGGGCAACACGAGGGATACACCAACATCCAGTGGCATGCATGGCGAGGGAACAGCTACTCCTTGCGGCAGACCGCCATGATGACCCGACCAGCCTTCTGA
- the LOC126989129 gene encoding ryncolin-2-like, whose translation MAVVVAAVEPASTPAPAAEGDTSNVLLGRSVVSSLLVATGFSEACVAEALDSCAPASVQRPTPPNPLVQEARELLQEVRQVVRHYDNRPRHCKDLLDGGDSGKGLRHVYPFPGQPQRRAAVYCDQTTDGGGWTVFQRRTNLTVREDFNRTWREYDLGFGHLEGEFWLGLDLLHGLTSTALQELRIDMADWDDVKRYAKYGFFYVGPPSTKYRLTVDR comes from the exons ATGGCCGTGGTCGTGGCCGCGGTAGAGCCAGCCAGCACTCCCGCCCCTGCTGCAGAAGGCGACACGAGCAACGTTCTCCTCGGTAGGTCCGTAGTGTCCAGTCTTCTCGTCGCCACGGGCTTCAGCGAGGCGTGTGTGGCCGAAGCCCTGGACAGCTGCGCACCCGCCTCCGTGCAGCGCCCAACGCCGCCGAACCCGCTGGTGCAG GAGGCGAGAGAGCTGCTGCAGGAGGTGCGTCAAGTCGTGCGTCACTACGACAACCGACCGCGTCACTGCAAGGACCTGCTGGACGGCGGGGATAGCGGCAAGGGCCTTCGCCACGTGTACCCCTTCCCTGGGCAGCCCCAGCGCCGCGCGGCAGTGTACTGCGACCAAACGACTGACGGAGGGGGCTGGACGGTGTTCCAGAGACGCACAAATCTCACCGTCCGGGAAGATTTTAACCGGACCTGGCGAGAATATGACTTGGGTTTCGGCCATCTCGAGGGCGAGTTCTGGCTGGGCCTGGACCTGCTGCACGGACTGACATCGACGGCCCTTCAGGAACTGCGCATCGACATGGCGGATTGGGACGACGTAAAACGGTACGCAAAGTACGGCTTCTTCTACGTCGGCCCTCCAAGCACCAAGTACCGCCTCACTGTTGACAGGTGA